The proteins below come from a single Candidatus Falkowbacteria bacterium genomic window:
- a CDS encoding glycosyltransferase family 4 protein — protein sequence MKKKILYITTESELGGSQRYILDLARNLKNEYDIVVVFGSQNGDGEFGSLLEKAGINYFVLPHLVRRMSPLHDFLAYRAIKKLIRDIRPNIVHLSSRKASTIGSFAVHCQKSGSAKPLVVYSPHGWAFNEPDSSLSQKIFLRLERYTQKYKDKIICINKSYIEQAEKLLHIDPRKLSLIYHGIDIKQYQYYAKEDAKKRLFSLIENAQMPDEKTILVGSIGNLYPSKGYYYLIKAMHYLIIDYGFPITAILIGEGPERGDLEARIIKFHPMDYNAMDGNVSQKIILAGRIANAAEILPAFDFYVSTSLKEGFPYTILEAMGAGLPVIATRVGGIPDMITDQVNGLLIDPQNSRTLASKVAELINDPSKKQRLATQAQHDANHLFKFNKMLEQTKKIYEG from the coding sequence TCAGAACGGCGATGGCGAATTCGGCAGCCTATTGGAAAAGGCTGGCATCAACTATTTCGTCTTGCCGCACCTGGTCCGCCGCATGTCCCCTCTTCACGATTTTTTGGCTTACCGCGCCATCAAAAAGCTGATACGGGATATCCGGCCGAACATCGTGCATCTGAGCAGCCGCAAGGCTTCAACCATCGGCTCGTTCGCGGTGCATTGCCAAAAATCAGGATCAGCCAAGCCGCTGGTCGTCTACTCGCCGCACGGCTGGGCCTTTAACGAGCCAGACAGCTCGCTGTCCCAAAAAATATTCCTAAGACTGGAGCGCTACACCCAGAAATACAAAGACAAGATTATCTGTATCAACAAATCATACATTGAGCAGGCGGAAAAACTGCTCCATATCGACCCGCGCAAACTCTCCCTGATCTATCACGGGATCGACATCAAGCAATATCAATACTACGCCAAAGAAGACGCCAAAAAGAGGCTCTTCAGTCTGATCGAGAATGCCCAGATGCCGGACGAGAAGACCATCCTTGTCGGCAGCATCGGCAATCTCTACCCTTCCAAGGGCTACTATTACCTCATCAAGGCGATGCATTACCTCATCATCGATTACGGCTTCCCGATTACGGCCATCCTGATCGGCGAAGGTCCTGAGCGAGGTGATTTGGAAGCCCGCATCATAAAATTCCACCCGATGGATTACAACGCCATGGATGGCAATGTCAGCCAAAAAATCATCTTGGCCGGTCGCATCGCTAACGCCGCCGAAATTCTCCCGGCTTTCGATTTTTACGTCTCAACCTCCCTAAAGGAAGGCTTTCCTTACACCATACTCGAGGCGATGGGCGCCGGTTTGCCGGTCATCGCCACTCGCGTCGGCGGCATCCCGGATATGATTACGGATCAGGTTAATGGACTCTTGATTGATCCGCAAAATTCAAGAACCCTAGCATCCAAAGTCGCTGAACTCATAAACGATCCAAGCAAGAAGCAACGCCTGGCGACCCAAGCCCAACACGATGCCAACCACCTGTTCAAGTTCAACAAGATGCTCGAACAGACCAAGAAAATATACGAAGGCTAA